A DNA window from Anaerocolumna sp. AGMB13020 contains the following coding sequences:
- the trpD gene encoding anthranilate phosphoribosyltransferase: protein MIKEAIYKLTCKEDLPYETAESVMDEIMSGEASDIHIGAYLTALRMKGETIEEITASAAGMRKHCVRLLHNMDVLEIVGTGGDEAFTFNISTTSALVVSAAGIPVAKHGNRSVSSKCGAADVLEALGVNIMISPAKSAEILSEIGICFMFAQTYHTAMKYVAPVRRELGIRTIFNILGPLSNPAGANMQLLGVFDEKLVEPLAQVLNKLGVKRAMVVHGRDGIDEISLSAPTYCCEIRDGKLTTFVLEPEQFGLSKCKKEDLVGGGPTENAEIAKAILAGEKGPKRDAVILNTAACIYIVKDNISFKEAVKIAEDTIDSGRAMSQLEEFIRLSNN, encoded by the coding sequence ATGATTAAAGAAGCAATCTATAAGTTAACCTGTAAGGAAGACCTGCCCTATGAAACTGCGGAGAGCGTAATGGATGAAATCATGAGCGGCGAAGCATCGGATATTCACATTGGAGCTTATCTGACGGCTCTTCGTATGAAAGGGGAAACCATTGAAGAAATTACCGCAAGTGCAGCCGGGATGAGAAAACACTGTGTACGGCTCCTTCACAATATGGACGTATTGGAGATTGTAGGAACCGGGGGCGATGAAGCCTTTACCTTTAATATCTCCACCACTTCTGCACTTGTAGTATCAGCGGCAGGAATACCGGTTGCAAAACACGGAAACCGCAGTGTCTCAAGTAAATGCGGTGCGGCGGATGTTTTGGAAGCCCTGGGGGTCAACATTATGATAAGTCCGGCAAAAAGTGCAGAAATACTCTCAGAGATCGGAATCTGTTTTATGTTTGCTCAGACCTATCATACTGCCATGAAATATGTGGCACCTGTCAGAAGGGAACTGGGAATACGCACAATCTTTAATATCCTTGGACCGCTTTCCAATCCGGCAGGAGCGAATATGCAGCTTCTTGGTGTATTTGATGAGAAACTGGTAGAGCCTCTTGCGCAGGTATTAAATAAGCTCGGTGTGAAAAGGGCTATGGTGGTACATGGCAGAGATGGAATTGATGAGATATCCTTAAGTGCACCTACCTATTGCTGTGAAATCAGGGATGGAAAGCTTACCACCTTTGTATTGGAACCAGAACAATTCGGATTAAGCAAATGTAAAAAAGAGGACCTGGTAGGCGGCGGTCCGACAGAAAACGCTGAAATAGCAAAGGCAATTCTGGCAGGTGAAAAGGGGCCCAAACGAGATGCAGTAATCTTAAATACTGCTGCTTGTATATATATTGTTAAGGATAATATCAGCTTTAAGGAAGCAGTAAAGATAGCGGAAGATACCATCGACAGCGGAAGGGCTATGAGCCAGCTGGAGGAATTTATAAGACTCTCAAACAATTAG
- a CDS encoding anthranilate synthase component II produces the protein MILLIDNYDSFSYNLVQLIGDILKKRAVQLNQMKTPVKGAGQEPEEIKVVRNDELTIEDIKELHPSHIILSPGPGRPIDAGICEEAVRVLKGIYPILGVCLGHQGICEAFGGTITYAETLMHGKQSKVKLDTKSDLFQGLDEEVFVGRYHSLAAEQATLPEELQVIAYAADGEIMAVKHRYYQIYGVQFHPESVLTPMGRIMMENFLNVL, from the coding sequence ATGATACTGCTGATTGATAATTACGACAGTTTTTCTTATAATCTGGTTCAATTAATTGGAGATATTCTAAAGAAAAGAGCGGTTCAATTAAACCAAATGAAAACCCCGGTCAAAGGAGCGGGTCAAGAACCAGAAGAAATTAAAGTAGTGCGTAATGATGAGCTGACCATAGAGGATATAAAGGAACTCCATCCAAGCCACATCATATTATCTCCCGGTCCCGGAAGACCCATAGATGCAGGAATCTGTGAAGAAGCAGTCAGAGTTTTGAAAGGAATTTATCCAATTCTCGGGGTATGTTTAGGGCATCAGGGCATCTGTGAAGCCTTTGGCGGTACCATAACTTATGCGGAAACCCTGATGCATGGCAAACAGAGTAAGGTTAAGCTTGATACAAAAAGTGACTTATTCCAAGGACTGGATGAGGAGGTGTTTGTGGGACGGTATCATTCTCTGGCTGCTGAGCAGGCTACTTTGCCAGAGGAACTGCAAGTAATTGCATATGCGGCTGATGGAGAGATTATGGCAGTAAAACACCGGTATTATCAAATCTATGGAGTTCAGTTTCACCCGGAATCAGTTTTGACACCGATGGGAAGAATAATGATGGAAAATTTTCTGAATGTATTATGA
- the trpE gene encoding anthranilate synthase component I, translating to MKTVYEELMQYEKEYSIIPVCRETLSDMITPIILLRKLAETGDNYFLLESVEGGEHFGRYSFLGQKPSLRLSCKNNKVQKKSGNVTEDINETPFDALRKLLLEYKAPRIEGLPTFTGGLVGYFSYEMIGYAEPKLNLKKSDFNDYDLSLFDKVIVFDHLKQKILLIANYRSAEGKKGYEKALADIEDMREKIFAPVILSKLKPESIGPFRCNTPKESYLEMVEKTKQYIREGDIFQGVISRRFEAEYKGSLLNAYRVLRTTNPSPYMYFIQSEDLQIAGVSPETMIKLENGKLTTFPVAGTRPRGKTKDEDDKLEKELLADEKELSEHNMLVDLARNDVGRIAEYGSVKVENYMQIHRFSKVMHIASVVTGTLKQEKDCCDTISALLPAGTLSGAPKFRACEIIDELEAEARGVYGGAIGYLDFSGNLDVCIAIRTAVKKGDRVFVQAGAGVVADSVPELEYEECANKAGAVIEAIKQAEEVQDL from the coding sequence ATGAAAACTGTTTATGAAGAGCTGATGCAATATGAGAAGGAATACAGCATTATTCCTGTTTGCAGGGAAACACTGTCGGATATGATCACACCAATTATTCTTCTGCGAAAACTGGCAGAGACAGGCGATAATTATTTTCTGTTAGAGAGCGTGGAAGGCGGAGAACATTTTGGAAGGTATTCCTTTCTTGGGCAGAAGCCTTCTTTGCGTCTTTCCTGTAAGAATAATAAAGTTCAGAAGAAAAGCGGAAATGTTACGGAAGATATAAATGAAACACCCTTTGATGCACTTAGAAAGCTGCTTCTGGAATATAAAGCACCAAGAATTGAAGGGCTACCTACTTTTACAGGGGGATTGGTCGGATATTTCTCTTATGAGATGATTGGTTATGCGGAACCGAAACTGAACTTAAAGAAAAGTGATTTTAATGATTATGATTTATCACTCTTTGATAAAGTAATTGTTTTTGATCATTTAAAGCAAAAAATTTTACTGATTGCAAATTATCGCAGTGCGGAAGGAAAAAAAGGTTATGAAAAAGCCCTAGCGGATATTGAGGATATGAGAGAAAAGATATTTGCACCAGTAATACTTTCTAAGCTAAAACCGGAAAGTATTGGTCCATTCAGGTGTAATACTCCAAAAGAGAGTTATCTTGAAATGGTTGAAAAAACAAAGCAGTATATCAGAGAAGGAGATATCTTTCAAGGAGTTATATCAAGAAGGTTTGAGGCGGAATATAAAGGGAGTCTCCTGAATGCTTACAGAGTACTCCGTACGACAAATCCGTCACCTTATATGTATTTTATCCAGAGTGAGGATTTACAGATAGCAGGTGTCTCACCGGAAACAATGATCAAACTGGAGAACGGAAAGCTTACGACCTTTCCGGTAGCGGGGACCAGACCAAGGGGTAAAACAAAAGATGAGGATGACAAACTGGAGAAGGAACTGCTGGCAGATGAAAAAGAATTATCCGAGCACAATATGTTAGTAGATCTTGCAAGGAATGATGTTGGGCGAATAGCTGAATATGGAAGTGTTAAGGTTGAGAATTATATGCAGATACACAGATTTTCTAAGGTTATGCATATTGCTTCCGTAGTGACTGGTACCCTGAAACAGGAGAAAGACTGCTGCGATACCATCAGTGCGCTGTTACCGGCTGGAACCCTGTCCGGTGCGCCTAAGTTCAGAGCTTGTGAGATTATAGATGAACTGGAAGCTGAGGCAAGGGGTGTATATGGCGGGGCCATTGGTTATCTTGACTTTTCAGGCAACCTGGATGTGTGTATCGCTATCCGTACCGCTGTGAAAAAGGGTGATAGGGTATTTGTCCAGGCGGGAGCAGGAGTGGTTGCTGACAGTGTACCGGAACTGGAATATGAAGAATGCGCTAATAAGGCAGGAGCAGTAATAGAAGCCATTAAGCAAGCAGAGGAGGTGCAGGACTTATGA
- a CDS encoding MmcQ/YjbR family DNA-binding protein: protein MRTREEVIKYCQSLKEVYEDYPFHDSNWTVMRCQGNKKMFACIYERGEHIWVNVKVTPEWIDFWRNAWPSVVPAYHMNKNHWNSLILDGIIPEEDIKRMILESYDLVKPKGKKQKTININKK, encoded by the coding sequence TTGAGAACAAGAGAAGAAGTGATCAAATATTGCCAATCATTGAAAGAGGTGTATGAGGATTACCCTTTTCATGATTCTAACTGGACAGTAATGAGGTGTCAGGGGAATAAAAAGATGTTTGCCTGCATCTATGAACGTGGGGAACACATCTGGGTTAATGTGAAAGTAACTCCGGAATGGATAGATTTTTGGCGCAATGCCTGGCCGTCAGTGGTTCCTGCCTATCACATGAATAAGAATCACTGGAATTCCCTGATCCTGGATGGCATAATTCCAGAGGAAGATATTAAACGTATGATTTTGGAAAGTTATGATTTGGTAAAACCAAAAGGGAAGAAACAAAAGACCATTAACATAAATAAAAAATAG
- a CDS encoding glycoside hydrolase family 5 protein has product MNKGKVKLLSIILLVLLVLSACGKNNASTNEEVISSSNNSSKNAATTNTVTETSPNITTEAEPTSEANNQITGSPSPIRDITSIELVKEIQIGWNLGNTMDATGGTGLSSETSWGNPKTDKAMIDAIKQGGFHTLRIPTTWEKHLGAAPDYTIDKAWLDRVQEIVDYGIENGMFVILNLHHEEWHFPSYDNETTAIDILTKVWKQIADRFKNYDEHLIFEGLNEPRQKGTANEWNGGDKEGQEVVNHFNEAFINTIRSSGGNNPLRHLMIPPYAATSSTTAWDNFNLPKDDKIIVSIHAYTPYDFALNTAGTSEWSLDNKSDTGAITSLMDNIDRYFLSKGYPVILGEFGAVNKDNLEQRTAWANFYVKSAKDKGIPCIWWDNGAVSGNGELFGLLDRRTHSFYYPEIVEALMSGLK; this is encoded by the coding sequence ATGAATAAAGGGAAGGTAAAATTACTTAGCATTATACTACTAGTCTTGTTGGTATTATCTGCTTGCGGTAAAAATAATGCTAGTACAAATGAAGAGGTTATTTCCTCAAGCAATAACAGTTCTAAGAATGCTGCAACCACCAATACAGTTACTGAAACATCGCCAAATATTACAACCGAGGCAGAACCAACCAGTGAAGCAAATAATCAAATAACCGGAAGCCCTTCTCCCATACGAGATATCACTTCCATAGAGCTGGTGAAAGAAATACAGATAGGCTGGAATCTGGGAAATACGATGGATGCAACGGGAGGAACCGGGCTCTCCTCTGAGACTTCCTGGGGGAATCCTAAGACAGACAAAGCCATGATTGACGCAATAAAGCAAGGAGGCTTTCATACACTTAGAATTCCTACTACCTGGGAGAAACATCTTGGAGCAGCGCCGGATTATACCATAGATAAAGCCTGGCTTGACAGAGTTCAGGAAATAGTCGATTACGGCATTGAGAATGGCATGTTTGTTATTTTGAACCTTCATCATGAGGAATGGCATTTTCCCTCTTATGACAATGAAACTACAGCAATAGATATTTTAACAAAAGTCTGGAAACAGATTGCTGACCGTTTTAAAAATTATGATGAACATTTAATTTTTGAAGGCTTAAATGAACCTCGGCAAAAAGGCACAGCCAATGAGTGGAATGGAGGAGATAAAGAAGGCCAGGAAGTTGTGAATCATTTCAATGAAGCTTTTATTAACACCATCCGCAGTTCCGGAGGTAACAATCCCTTAAGGCATCTAATGATTCCTCCTTATGCCGCAACCTCTTCCACTACTGCCTGGGATAACTTCAATTTACCAAAAGATGATAAAATCATCGTATCCATTCACGCCTATACACCTTATGATTTTGCTTTAAATACTGCCGGAACTTCTGAGTGGAGTCTTGATAACAAATCGGATACCGGTGCAATTACAAGCTTAATGGATAACATAGACCGGTATTTTCTCTCCAAAGGATATCCGGTCATACTCGGAGAATTCGGAGCCGTTAACAAAGACAACCTGGAACAGCGTACTGCCTGGGCTAATTTTTATGTAAAGTCAGCGAAAGATAAGGGTATCCCCTGTATCTGGTGGGATAATGGTGCCGTAAGCGGCAATGGTGAGCTGTTTGGATTGCTCGATAGAAGAACACACA